The genomic window ACGATCCCCATCGACAGCAGGTACGATCGGAACTCCGCGTTGCCGGTCAGGCGCTCGGGCCGGCCGCGCCACGCGTACCAGTAGAGCGCGAAGTTCGTCCCGGCGATGACCATAAACGGCATGACCGCCCACTGGACGATCGGTTCGAAGGCCTCGATGCTGCGCCCTTCCGGCGAGAATCCGCCGGTCGGCAGGCTCGTAAGCGCGTGGGCGACGGCGTTGTAAAACGTCATGTTCGGAGCCAGCCCGACGAGGTTGAGGCCATAGTAGACGACCACGGCGGCGAGGGTAAACCACGCGTAGAGCAGCCAGAGCGCCCGCGCCGTCTGCTTGATCCGCGGCGTGAGCTTCTCGACTTGCACCCCCGGCGCTTCCTCCCGGATGAGCTGCGTGCCGCCCACGGAGAGCTCCGAGAGGATCGCGACCATGAGCACGAGGATCCCCATCCCGCCGAGCCACTGGGTGACTTGTCGCCACATCAGCACGGATCGGGAGTGGGTGTCGACGGAAATCTCGCCCATGACCGTCGCGCCGGTGGTCGTAAAGCCGCTCACGCTCTCGAACAGCGCGTTAACTGGATCGGCGATCGTCCCCGTGCCGGCGACGAGATACGGAATCATTCCGATGGCCGGCACGACGAGCCACGTCAGCGCGACCATCAGAAACGCCTCGCGGTGCTCGAGTTTGGGCTCCGACTCGAGGCGCTCGAGTCCCATGCCCACGGCGACTGCGACGGCGAGTGCGACGAGGAACGGCAGCGGAGACTCCCGGTAGTACAGCGCGACGACCGTCGGAAACAGGAGCGTCAGCGAGAGATACTTCAACACCGTTCCGACGAGGCTACAACTGGATCGAACGTCGACGCGAATCCGACCTATCATACGTATCAATTACTCACTGCGAACGGCTCGGAGCGACGAAACGGCAGCTACTTCCGACAGATTCCGTGTTCGGCAATAAAGACTGTGTCTCGGTCGCACTCGCGTACGCCGTCGCCCGCGTCGCCCGCCGTCGGCAGCGAGCGAAGCCGCGGGTTCGACCGGCCGCTCAGCGCTCGAGGCCCCGAACCCGCTCGCCGTCGGCCGTCTCGGGGAAGATCTTCCCCGGATTGAGCGTGTCGGTCGGATCGAGCGCCCGCTTGATCGCCCGCATGGTCTCGACCGCGCCGGCGCCGTGTTCGGGCTCGAGGTACTGCTGTTTCCCCTCGCCGATACCGTGTTCGCCCGTTGCGGTCCCGCCCAGTCCGATCGCGAGTTCGACGATGTCCCGGTAGAGGCGCTCGCCGCGCTCGACCTGTTCGGGATCGTCGGGGTCGGCGAGCACGCCGTAGTGGAGGTTGCCGTCGCCCGCGTGGCCGTAGCAGGGGACGAGGAGATCGTAGTCGTCGGCGAGCCGTTTCGTCTCGCGGACGACCTCGGGGTAGGAACTGATCGGGACCGTCACGTCGCCGGGGTGGAGCGGCTCGAGGTCGGAATCGTACGTCGAGACGGCGTAGGCCATTTCCCGGCGCGCTTTCCAGAGTGTCGCCATGTCGGCGTCGTCGTCGCTCATCTCGAAGCGGACGACGTCGCGGTCCTCGAAGATCGACCGGCAGAGGTCGATCTCCTCGTCGACGCCGTGGTTGGCGTGGAACTCGAGGAAGACCATCGGCGCGTCGGGCAGGTCGCTGCCGAGGTAGTCGTTCGCCATCGTCGCGCTCAGCCCGTCAACGAGTTCGATCCGGGCGACGTCGATGTCGGTCCGGACCGCGTCGAAGACGGCCTCAGCCGCGTCGTCGAGGGTCTCGAAGATCGCCCGGCCGCCGCGGATCTGCTCGGGGCGGCCCGCGAGTTCGAGCGTCGCCTCGGTGACCACCGCGAGGGTGCCCTCGCTGCCGACGATGAGATCGGTCAGGTTGTAGCCGCTCGAGGTCTTGCTCGCTCGCGAGCCCGTCTCGATGACGGTGCCGTCGGCGAGCACCGCCTCGAGGCCGAGCACCCAGTCGGCGATCTCGCCGTACCGGACCGTCTTCATGCCGCTGGCGTCCGTCGCGATCATCCCGCCGATCGTCGAGATGTCGCCCGAGGAGGGCAGCGGCGGGAAGAACAGGCCGTCGCCGGCGACGTACTCGTCGACGTCCGAGCCGATGATCCCCGGGCCGACATCGATCTGGAAGTCGTCGGGCCGGTAGTCGACCACGTCGTCCATGCGCGTGAGATCGAGGCTGATTCCCCCGTGGGCCGGCACGGCGTTTCCCTCGAGTCCCGTCCCCGCGGCGTAGGGGGTCACCGGGACGCCGCGGTCGGTCGCGGCGGCGAGGACCGCCGACACGTCGGCCGTGGACTCGGGCCAGACGACGGCGTCCGGGAGCGTCCCCTCGTCGGTTCGCTCCGTCCCGAAATCGGTGGCGTGGGATTCCAGTCGTCCGGGAGCGAACGAGACCTGATCGTCCGCGAGGGCGATCTCCTCGAGAAACGAACAGTCGTGTGTCATATGCCCACGTTAGTCACTGGCAGCATCAACGTTTCCCACTGGCTCGCGCGCTGAACGCGAGGTGTAGCGGGACGGAACGAGCCGCCGACCGCGGCTCGAGTCGCTCAGTCGAATACGACAGCCGCCGCGAGCGAAACGACGACCGCGACCGCGAGGGCGACGAGGATCCCGAAGACTGGGTCCGGCTCGTCGAGGGCGAACCCGGCGGCGAGCATTCCGATGCCGCCGAGTTCGAGTCCGAGGCCGACCACGCCCGTTCGCGCGCTGCCGTCCGCGCGACTGGCGGCGTCGGAGACGCCTCCCTCCTCGCTCGCCTCGTTCTGGGCGGCGGTAACGCGGAGAAACCACGGGAGGAACAGCGACGCCCCAGCGCCCGCGAAGACGCCCGCGATCGCGCCGTAGACGATACTGTCCAGCGCGATCATACCCACGGCGGTGAACGCGACGGCGTTCATCACCGCCGATCCGCCGCCGATGACTTTGAATACGCGATCGTCGACGTCCGAATTCGAGACCGACATGGATAGGGGATTTACTGTTAGTAAGAAAGAACGTTCCGGTTTTGGAAATCTCCGTGAGCGAGTGCGTGAGGCAGTCCAGCGGCGGTATGTCGTACCCTCAAGCGGCGAAGAATCGTCTCAACGACGACTCCCTCGCACGAACGGACGGAAACGGTCCAATTTTATGTGAGTGCATAACGCTATCAATGATGATGACAGTTTGCCGCGCGACTCGAGGGCGATCGCGGAGGGGAGCACTGTGACCGCCGAACTGGATCTGTTGGTGCGCCTCGGTGACTACGACCGGCCACAGGAGGTCGCCGAGCGGGCCATACAGGCCGAAGAACTGGGCTTCGACCGGCTCACGGTCGGCGAGACGACCGGCTGGAACATCGTCCCGCCGCTGACGCTGGCGGCCGACCGCACCGAGGAACTGGGCATCTCCAACGATGTCATCTCGCCGTACGGGCGCACGCCGTCGATGCTCGCCCAGACCGCGCTCACGATGCAAGCCGCCGCCGACGGGCGGTACCGGTTCGGGATCGGACCGAGCTCGCCCGCGATCACCGAGCGCTGGCACGGCCAGGCGTTCGACCGCCCGCTCCGGCGCACCCGCGAGGTGATCGAGATCATGCGCAACGTCTACGAGGAGGGCACCCCCTCCTACGAGGGCGATATCTTCGAGATCCCCGGGCTGGGGTACGAACGCGGCCCCTCGGAGAACCCGCCGCCGATCGACGTGGGAACTCTCGGTCCCAAAGCCACCGAGATGGCCGGCCGCTTCGGCGACGGCTGGGCACCCCAACTGTTTACGAAAGACGGTCTGCGGGATCGCCTCGATGATCTGGAACGCGGTGCCGAACTCGGCGGGAAGGAGCTCTCTGACCTGCGGGTCGCGCCGATCGTTCGCGGCGTCGCGAGCGAGGACCGCGAGGAAGCGCGCGCGAAGGCTCGCGGCACGATCGCGTTCATGCTCGGGGCCTACGGCCCCTACTACGGCGATTCGGTCGCCGGACAGGGCTACCCCGACGTGGTCGAGGAGATCCGGGCCGCGTGGGACGACCGGAACACGGACGCGATGGCTGACGCCCTGCCCGACGACGTACTCGACGAACTGGCCCCCGCGGGCACTCCCGAGGAGGTCCGCGAGTGGGTCCGCGACTACGGCCAGATCGAGGCCGTCGACGCCGTTCGGGTCGGCTTCGTCGACGGCATGACCGAGGCGGACAAGCGGACGACGATGGAAGCGATCGCCGAACTCGCTTGATCGGCGATTTCCGCCGTCTCCGACCAGCGAGCCGGTGCGATGGACTCCGTCCCCGCCCCGCTTCGTCCGGGGACACTCGCGGGAGTGTTTCGATCGGACTCACACGTCGCATATATACGGTCCGGCGCGTATCCGATGTATGATCCCACTACTGAGTTCGCCCGAGAGTCTCACCGCGTTCGGCGAGACGGAGTCCGACGCCGTGGATACGGCGATGGACCTGTTGGCGGATCACCGCCGTCGCGCGGTATTGCAGTACCTCGCCGAGACCGACGGCTCCGCCGCGCTCACGGAACTGGCAGTAGAGATCGCAGCGCAGGAAGCGGGCGCGGAACCGAACGCGATTTCGGACCACGGCGACGTCTCAGCGAGGGATCGCCGGGCCGTCCGCATCTCGCTGCACCACACGCACATACCGAAGTTAGCCAACGCGGACGTGGTCGATTACGAAACCGAGACGGAAACGGTCACGCTCCGCGACCGCGGACGAGCGCTGCTGTCCCGACAGGACGCCGTCAACGAACCCCCGAAGTAAGCCGGATAGCCGGATTGTCACCGGCGTCTCTCATCCGTCTCCGGTTCCCATTCCCATCTCCGTTTCTCGAGCATCGACCGACCGTTCGGTTACGGCTCGATGACGAGTTTTCCGAGGAAGCTATCGTTCATGACTGCCCGCTGGGCCGCCGCGGCCTCCTCGAGGTCGTACGACTGTGCGACGTCGATCGAGAGGTTGCCGACGTTCATGAGGTGGGCGACGCCGCGCAGCGGTACGCGCAGGTCCGGCGTGTTGAACATGCTCATGAACTGGTAGCTAACGTCCTTCGACCGGGCGGCACCGTCGTTCGTGAAGCCGGGGTCCGGACTGTTTTCGCCGATTCCGATGACGCGTGCGCCGGTCGCGGCAACGTCGGCGTCGAACTGCAGGTAGTCGTCCAGCCGGTGGTCGAGCACCACGTCGACGCCGCCGTCGGAAGCGTCGCGGACGGCGTCGGCGAGGTCGTCGCGCGCGTAGTCGAGGACCGTCTCGGCCCCGTAGTCGGCGAGTCCGTCGTGGTACTCCTCGGACGCAGTGGTGATGACCCGCGCGCTCACGGCGGCCCCGATCTGGACCGCGGCGTGTCCGACGCCGCCGGAGCCGCCGTGGACCAGACAGTACTCCGCGGGCTCGAGGTCGGCGTGATCGACCAGCGCGCGCCACGCGGTGACGGTGGCGACGCCCGCGCCGCCGGCTTCGGTCAGGTCCGCGCCGTCGGGGAGGTGGACGACGCGGTCGGTCGGGACCGTCGCGTACTCCGCGTAGGCCCCCTGTGAGGAGCCGTTCCCGATACCGGTGCCGTAGACGCGGTCGCCCGCCTCGAAGCCGTCGACGGCGGCTCCCGTCTCGGCGACGGTGCCCGCGAGGTCGACGCCGGGAGTGAACGGAACGTCGACCGGCGTGTAGGAACCGTCTCGGAAATAGGTGTCGACGGGGTTGACGCCGGCCGAAGCCACCTCGACCAGTAGTTCGTCCGCGGCGGGCTCCGGGCGGTCGATTTCGTCTACCTGCAGTACGTCCGCGTCGCCGTGCTCGTGAAGGCGTACAGCTCGCATCCTACTCGGTAGCACGCAGCGGGACCGTAAAACGGTATACGTGACGGCAGAGCGGACACCCCCAACGGGCGGCCCGCTCCCGTCGGGGCCCCGACTGCCGATAGTCGTCACTGGAAGTCACTGCACACCCGATCGCATGCCGGCTTCGCGATCGGTGTGTAAATCGTTCCAGTGGCGACTATGTTGCACCAGCAAGTACAATCCTTGTCTGCACGAGCCCCCTCGCTGTCGATATGAGCGAATCCGATCAGCAACCGCTCGAGGACACCACAGTGGGAATCTTCCTCGCCGCGGAAGGCACCGAAGAAGTCGAGTTCACCGAGCCGAAGGCGACCGTCACCGACGCCGGCGCGACCGTCGACGTGCTCGGCAGTGAGTCCGGCGAGGCCCAAACTGTGAACAACGACCTCGAGGAGAGCGACAGCTACGAGATCGAGAAATCGTTCGAAGACGTCTCGGCCGACGACTACGACGCGCTGATCGTCCCGGGCGGGACCGTCGGCGCAGACACGCTCCGGACGAGCGAGGCCGGGGTGGACCTCCTGCGACAGCACGTCGAGGCTGGCAAGCCGGCGGGCGTGATCTGTCACGGCCCGTGGACGCTGATCGAGGCAGACGTGGTCGACGGACGGCAGCTAACGTCCTACCACAGCCTGCAGACCGACGTTCGCAATGCCGGCGGTGAGTGGGTCGACGAGGAGGTCGTCGTCGACGACGGATTGGTGACGAGCCGGAATCCGGGTGACCTCGAGGCGTTCTGTGAAACGATCGTCGACGAGTTCGCGACGGCGAGCAGCTAACTGTCCGTTTTCGTCGCCATTCGGGCGGCACCCGTTCCCGGTAGTCGTTCGGTGACGAGTCGCTCGAGTCGAGTCGCGAACGGACGCGGACGCTGTTCCATTCGCAGCGAACGCGGTGGGACTCCCACTGTCCAGAACAGTGGAAGTACCTAACACTGATACATTTTGACTGTCTACGTATCAGAGTGGAGATAAAACGGAAGGGAGATCGGAAGTGGCACTTCGCAGAAAACACTCGTTGTGGGTGGGCAGACCACTACGCGACCCACGATCACTTCACTTCAGAGAAGCATATCAGTTCGGTATCGGACCTCTCCGCGAACTTTTGTGGAGAGTGTGAGAAACGCAGGGGGATAGACACTGATCGCTAACGGGTTCAAGAACGACTATCGGTAGTATATTTCCCCGAAGAATCAAATCGCAACAGAGCTATCTCCCCGGCCGATTCGCTCGCCGCAACCCAGCGCGCACCACAATCAGTGATGACCCAGAGAGTGATCGCTCTTCGAACGCCGAGACAGCGACGGCCACTGATCCGGACCGCGGACTCGAGGAGCAGCGTTAACCGAAAGCACAGAAGGGACCGATTATCGAACCGCCTGCGTCGCGGCGTCCATGATCTCGAGCGCTTCCTTCAACTCCTCCGTGCCGGTCGCGTAGGAGAGTCGCGCGTAGCCCTCGCCGTTCGCGCCGAAGGCGTCGCCGGGGACGACCACCACGCCGCGCTCGAGCACTTCGTCACACCAGCCGTCGGGGACCTTCGGCATCGCGTAGAAGGCGCCTTCGGGTGTGGGGACCTCGAGTCCGGCGTCGGTGAGCCCGTCCAGGACGAGGTCCCGCCGCTGTTCGAACGTCTCGACCATCTCCTGGACCGGCTCCTGCGGACCGGTCAGGGCGGCCTCGGCGGCGAACTGCGCGGGCGCGGAGGCACAGGCCTGTCCGTACTGGTGGACCCGGAGCATGCGCTCGATGCGGCGATTGGTCTGCGTCGCGCCGTCGGCGCGACGAGGCGAAGGCGGCGAAGCCGCCCCAGCGACGACCCAGCCGAGCCGCCAGCCGGTCATCGAGTAGGTCTTCGAGCAGGCGCTGATGACGACCACGTTGTCCGTGTCGGCGAATTTCAGCGGCGAGTGGTGCTCGCCCTCGAAGACGATGTGTTCGTAGACTTCGTCGGAGAGACAGAGCACGTCGTGCTCGTCGGCGATGCGGGCGAACTCGCGCATGTCGGCCTCGCTCTGGACGGCCCCCGTCGGGTTCGCGGGGCTGTTGACGATAAACGCCGCCGTCTCCTCGGTGATGGCGTCCTCGACAGTGGCGGGATCGAGGGTGAGATCCTCCCGGAGCCCGACCGGCTTCGGCGTGCCGTCGGCGATGTGAGTCAGCGCGTCGTAGGAGACGAAGCCGGGATCCGGGAAGATGACCTCCTCGCCGGGATCGACGTGGGCCTCGAGCGCGAGGTGCAACGCCTCGCTGCCGCCGGACGTGGCGATCACGTCACCGGGATCGACCTCGAGACCGTAGTCGCGGTCGTACTTCGCCGAAATTGCCTCCCGGAGCTGTTGGGTGCCCTTGTTGGAGGTGTAGGCGTCGGCCCGGCCGGATTCGATCGCTTCGATCGCGCCGCGGCGAGCGTGGGCGGGGGTCGGGAAATCGGGCTGTCCGAGCCCGAGGTTGATCGCGTCGTCGCCCGCGGCCTCGAACACTTCGCGGATGCCGCTGATCGACACCTGCTCGACTCGCCGTGCGAATTCGGTCATGGCTACACGGGGGTTGTCGACCCCGATAACTCTTGATGTGTTCGCCAGTCGCGTCAAACGGCTATCAGAAGCCGTGAGACTCTTGTCTGCGAGACTAACAGTGCCACAAGGAATATGCCCTCCCTCTCGAATTCTGGGATAATGACGACATCTCGACGATCGCTGCTCGCCGCGGGCGCGACCGGGACGCTCGCACTGACAGCAGGCTGTCTCGACTTCGTCCTCGGCAACGGACCGCTCGAGTTCAGTTCCGACCGCGTCGCACCGACCGACGAGGCCCTCGAGGAGACCGGCTACGACGAGAAAGAGGTTACCGAGGAGACGATCGATCGAACCGTCGAACTCCCCGCCGGCATCGAACGCGACGTGGAGGCCTCGATCTGGACCTCGGTCTACTCCAAACAGCTCGAATACAAGGGGCAAGAGCGCGAGGGCAGCGCCTTCGCGGCCGTCTCGATCCCGGGGATGGAGGTCGCCGGCCGCTCGGTCAACCCGCTCGACGACATGTCGAACGAGGAGTTGCTCGCGGAGTTCCTGAACCAGATCGACGGCGGCGAGATCCGCAACATCCAGCACGAGGAGTCGTTCGAACTCCCGATTCTGGACGAGCAACGCGAAACCGACGTCTTCATGGGCGAATCCGACCTCGCGGGCGAGCCGATCGACATCGAGATCAAGATCACGTCGTTCACCCACGAGGACGATCTGCTCGTCTTGCTCGGAACCCTCCCGAAGATGAATACGAAGGAATCCGCGAACGTCGAAGTGCTGATGGAGTCCGTCGAGCACCCGTTCGATAGCTAAAGTCATCTCGAGCCGGTAGGTAGGCAAACGCGTCTGCGTTCTCTCGAGCGCTCATCGCGTAGCGCCGCGGCTCTCGGTCACTGAAAATGGCTGAAATGGGGAACTGCGCCGAACGGCGACGCGGCGTTAGTAGAACTCGCGGACGAGATCCATCGCGTCCTCGGGCGCGCCGTCGGGGATCTCGGACATGTCCTCGGTAACGCCGTGCTGTTCGTGATACGGCACGGAGTTTTCGTCCTGATACATCACGCCTTGGTATTCCTTATCACTGTCGAGGATGACTTCCTTGGCGGCCTCGTAGTCGTTCGGATCGTGGTCCTCGTCCTCCTGCAGGTCGACGAGGTTGTCGCGGAAGTAGTCGTAGGTGTCGACGTCGTTGAACGTGACACAGGGACTGAAGACGTTGACGAAGCCGAAGCCGTCGTGCTCGATGGCTTCCTGCACGATCTCGGCGTGGCGCATCGCGTCGGAACTGAACGACTGCGCGATGAAGGACGCGCCGGAGGCCAGCGCCAGTGCGAGCGGGTTGACCGGCGGCTGTTTGGGGCCCTCGGGGGTCGTGCTGGTCTCGAAGTCCGAGCGCGAGGTCGGCGAGGCCTGTCCCTTCGTCAGGCCGTAGATGCGGTTGTCCATGACCACGTAGGTCATGTCGACGTTCCGGCGGACCGCGTGGACGAAGTGACCGGCACCGATCGAGTAGCCGTCACCGTCGCCGCCGGCGACCATGACCTCGACGTCGGGCCGGGCCATCTTGACGCCGGTTCCGACCGGCAGGGCGCGACCGTGGACTCCGTGCAGCGCGTAGCTGTGCATGTAGGTCCCGATCTTGCCGGAACAGCCGATCCCGGCCACCACGAAGGTGTTGTCGGGATCGTTGCCGGTGTTCGCGAGGGCTTTCATCATGCCGTTCATCGTCCCGAAGTCGCCGCATCCGGGACACCACGTCGGCTGCTTGTCGGACTTGAAGTCGGTAAATCGTACGTCGGAGCTCATTGTGCTGGCACCTCTTCGGTGAGTTTGTCGGTAATGTCGTCTGCGAGTTCGTCCGCCTTGAATCGAACGCCCGTATACTTGTTAATGCGCTTCACGCGGGTAAGCACGTCGTGTTCGATCACGTCGGCGAACTGCCCGGTCGCGTTACACTCGACGACGATCGTCTCCTCGGCAGCCTCGATCTCCTCGGTCAGATCTGGCCGCGGGAAGATGTAGGGCACCGAGATGACGCGGACGTCGATCCCGTCGTCCTCGAGGTAGTCGAGCGCTTCGATGAGCGCGCCTTCGTTCGACCCCCACGAGATGATGAGGTTGTCCGCGTCCGGGTTGCCGAACTCGCGGTAGTCCCAGTCCTCGTTCTCTCGTGCGGTTTCGACTTTGCGGTTTCGTTTGTTGACCTGATGGACGCGCTCGTCTTCTTCCTCCGTCCGACGGCCGAGTTCGTCGTGCTCGAGGCCGGTGGACATGTGGGCGGCGTCGGTCGTGCCGGGGATGGCACGCGGGCTGACGCCGTCTTCGGTGACGGCGTGGGCGCGGAAGTGGCCCTGCGCGTCGAGCCACTCGTCGACCTCGTCCTCGTCGACGAGCTTGCCGCGGTCGATCTCGACCTCGTCCATGTCGAAGGCCTCCGGCGGGAACGTCTGTTCGGTGACCGACATCGCCAGATCGGAGACCAGGAAGACCGGCGTCTGATACTTCTCCGCGAGGTTGAACGCCTCGACCGTCTTCCAGAAACACTCGGTGATCGAGGTGGGGGCGACGACGAATCGCGGGACCTCGCCGTGGCCGCCGTAGAGCGCCATATTGAGGTCGCCCTGTTCCTGTTTCGTCGGCATCCCCGTGGAGGGACCGGAGCGCTGGATGTCGGCGATGACGAGCGGCGTCTCGCTGGTCGCGACCAGCCCGAAGGTTTCGGTCATGAGGTCGATCCCGGCACCCGACGTGGCGGTCATCGATCGGGCACCGGCGCGTGCGGCCCCGAGTGACATGTTGATCGCCGACAGCTCGTCTTCGGCCTGCACGACGTGGCCGCCGTAGTCCTCGATCCGTTCGGTGAGATACTCCATGATCGACGTCGCGGGCGTGATCGGATAGCCGGCGTAGAACCGACAGCCGGCCGCGAGTGCCCCCATCCCGACGGCCTCGTTCCCGTTGAGGAGGACGTAATCGTTGTCCGTCGTGTCGATGTTGTAGCCGAGGTGGTCCAGATCGTAGTTCTCCTGGACGTATTCCTGTCCCGCGCGGGCGGCTTCCTTGTTGTTCTCGACGATCTTCGATCCCTTGCCACCGAAGCGCTTCTCGAGGGCTTCGTCCAGATATTCGACATCGAAGCCGGTGATCTCACACGCGGCACCGAGCGCGACGATGTTGCGCATGATCGCGCCGCCGGCCTCCTCGGCCAGCGACTTCAGCGGGACGTCGACCGCCGTCATCTCCTCGGGAATCTCGGCGTCCCACGAGCGCTCGCCGTCGTAGATGATGGCGCTGCCCTCGTGGAGTTCGTCCAAGTTCTCGTCGATCGTCCGCTGGGTGAGCGCGACCAGGATGTCGAGTCGGTCGACGACGCTCTGGACCTTGTCGACGGAGGTCCGAATCTTGTAGGCCGTGTACCCGCCGCGGATACGCGACGCGAAGTCTTTGGAGGTGAATACGTGCCGTCCGGCTCGGGCGAGTGCCTGAGCGAAGATCTTACCCGTGGAGTCGATGCCGTCCCCGGCCTCGCCTCCGACCGCCCAGTTGAGGTCCTCAGCCATGTTGTCCTGAGCCTTACCCCCCATAAATGAAAAGGCTTCTGAAACCCCAACCGACAGATTGCGACGACGAATGATATATTCGGCATAGACAAACACGACGATTAGTCGTTATTAATTACGAAGACGGCGATATCTCGAGAAAGAAACGGCGACGCGGAGAATTTGTAATTGAGTTCCGAGTAATACTCCGGAGCATCGAATAGGTACGCAAGTCGACCCGTCGTCAGTGGCGGAACGGAACGCCTTTTCAACCGGCCGCCGAACGAATTCGACATGGAAGGGACCCCAGTCACTGTCGAATCGGTCAGCGAAGTCGGCCCCGATACCGTCACGCTCGAGCTCGCGACGCCCGAGGGGTTCGACGCCCTGCCGGGACAGTTCGTCCTGCTCCGGGCCCGGCCCGACGACGAGGTGCTCTCGCGCCACTACACGCTCTCGTCGCCCGCCGTCGGCGAGACGTTCGAACTCACCGTCGGCGTCGACCCGGACGGCGACCTCTCGCCGTGGCTCGCTGCCCTCGAGGGCGGCGAGACCGTCCACGTCGACGGACCGTTCGGCCGGATCACCTACGAGGGCGAGGACGACGTCGTCGCGGTCGCCGGCGGCCCGGGGGTCGGCCCCGCGGTTGCGATCGCCGAAGCGGCCC from Natrinema versiforme includes these protein-coding regions:
- a CDS encoding 2-oxoacid:acceptor oxidoreductase subunit alpha codes for the protein MAEDLNWAVGGEAGDGIDSTGKIFAQALARAGRHVFTSKDFASRIRGGYTAYKIRTSVDKVQSVVDRLDILVALTQRTIDENLDELHEGSAIIYDGERSWDAEIPEEMTAVDVPLKSLAEEAGGAIMRNIVALGAACEITGFDVEYLDEALEKRFGGKGSKIVENNKEAARAGQEYVQENYDLDHLGYNIDTTDNDYVLLNGNEAVGMGALAAGCRFYAGYPITPATSIMEYLTERIEDYGGHVVQAEDELSAINMSLGAARAGARSMTATSGAGIDLMTETFGLVATSETPLVIADIQRSGPSTGMPTKQEQGDLNMALYGGHGEVPRFVVAPTSITECFWKTVEAFNLAEKYQTPVFLVSDLAMSVTEQTFPPEAFDMDEVEIDRGKLVDEDEVDEWLDAQGHFRAHAVTEDGVSPRAIPGTTDAAHMSTGLEHDELGRRTEEEDERVHQVNKRNRKVETARENEDWDYREFGNPDADNLIISWGSNEGALIEALDYLEDDGIDVRVISVPYIFPRPDLTEEIEAAEETIVVECNATGQFADVIEHDVLTRVKRINKYTGVRFKADELADDITDKLTEEVPAQ
- a CDS encoding ferredoxin--NADP reductase — encoded protein: MEGTPVTVESVSEVGPDTVTLELATPEGFDALPGQFVLLRARPDDEVLSRHYTLSSPAVGETFELTVGVDPDGDLSPWLAALEGGETVHVDGPFGRITYEGEDDVVAVAGGPGVGPAVAIAEAAHDAGHDAVVIYQADEPAHTERLEALEDAGATVVFVDGDAADELADAIASHREDGQLYAFGFDGFVTAVADAIEDAGGDADEALIENFG